In Carassius auratus strain Wakin unplaced genomic scaffold, ASM336829v1 scaf_tig00000876, whole genome shotgun sequence, the following proteins share a genomic window:
- the flnbb gene encoding filamin-B isoform X3, whose product MGDFKYSVTAAAINLADDAPWKKIQKNTFTRWCNEHLKSVELQISDLKFDLSDGLILISLLEVLSHKRMFRKYHTRPTFRQLKLDNVSVALEFLDHEKVRLVSIDSKAIVDGNLKLILGLVWTLIQHYSISTPVWEDEANESVSKLTPEMRLLGWIQNKVPELPITNFSQDWQDGKALGALVDGLAPGLCPDWESWDTVHRVSNTKEAMQQADDWLGVPQLIAPEEILDPAVDEQSVMTYLSLFPKARLKPGAPLKPKKVPKPKACRATGRGLQSKGIRVGQLAQFKVDTHKAGPGNLEVNIRDPNGKEVAVTQKDTHEGVYTFEYTPTATGDHTVEITWVGQHIAKSPFKVNVGSKAGPQKIRAWGPGLEGGTVGLSADFLVESVGADSGMLGFAIEGPSKAKIECDDRNDGSCLVRFWSTEAGEYAVHVMCDDEEIQDSPFMTSIRPKRKDFHPEKVTVEGPGVSQTGCIVNLQTKFTVDTRRAGEGELKVYAQRADGECVDVIVASEQSGVFVCSYIPSSLSKHTIAVAWGGVMVPGSPFIVTPRTIKITPCSPVWFKPDGSEVYYSDDEMDLDEDFPENVRPGGHGELVMNIISPSNIQADASKVRAHGPGLKEGFVGEQAEFIIDTSRAGSGRLAIRVDGPCEVTLQCLDNQDGTCTVFYLPKEHGMYNINVLFDNSYITGSPFQPVIKKPIDPSKVLATDLDLLQGRVGEPCIVNINCPMAGSGAPSVQAVSDSGVIVQTEVKENEDGTYTAVYVPLTGGVYTLLLKYGEKEVPFRKVMVNPKAYKSHVKVSRRGVVASDRETDTCQVVANGLGLQKGLTGHPNVFRVNASRSSVGDLDITVEGPSECQVTCEDSDEGMYNVEYIPSVPGDYKVTITCGENHIPGSPFIASVKDVSSMQSGICVSTNTDTHGTEVPEIKYSGQGIYRSSPPPSVEDTDSFIDPQRPCGSSSPIQFQTLPSRDRNTENPSACGGDMAEVIVPGFKGGICGKTPQSFTIDCSSSGETPETVAVVRPDGSFELLEVTDSGDGTYTVVYLPTMDGCHLLMVKFTNDESFNRHFKFEVLPIDDTAQVDVSGPGLTSGVCAWRPQTFTFDCTCTRKVPQFVAIMTPDGLTETIEVEDNGDWTYTVNYTPSMEGLHSLMVKYAEDHSFCSPFHFHVLPVPNSDDKHCGGKCFRNGTAVLELGLEAQVCLNTPQTFTINGSSTGEPPETVAVVTPDGTIKLLNAKDNGDDTYLVSYSPSAEGSHSIMVKYTNDDSFRSLLRFHAIPSHSGSSVKDVLNKEERWSQEESVHAKAPHILANGCSVAPETVATMTANAPNRSIELADVMENKDRTCAPDMEGCNSVMDKYINEETLRSISEIPEDFTVGHTEPKICAPIPQSFKIGCSKSGKPPECALMISPNGKTELTEVKENADGTYSVKYSPNIEGLHSLMVKYVDDESYCNALRFHVLPVKDQHVSNATEVCGGQLKGDICAQTPRTFTTCCKTSEAPEIDPMKADGSTKLVKGLNNENKINAVKHTSSAEGLHSSAIRDPSEEDFQNHQPPSSCKPQGFQNKVEGRNLIPLGAINQAGFLSCDIVLPSDLSEGEITGEVITPSGKTAQPSVIDNKDGTIMLKFDPSEEGLHQLLIKSSRNDLPELPLQYYANSLPNRSTMAYGRGLVYGIADETATFTICQEDSATSELDITIEGPSEADVCCLDNEDGSCTVSYFPTEPGDYEIQIQNDDVPIRGSPFKSRIADGNVRRSQVKLGSAADFTLDITEDDISQLSASIMSPAGNNVPCLLRTQPDSHLGVSFIPRETGEHLVSIMKDGEHVSNSPISLSISQAEMGDSSKVKAFGPGLHTGHTFCTSEFVVDTWDAGYGGLTVVIEGPSKVDVHTEELEHGTCNISYCPIKAGNYKISIKFSDEHIPGSPFTAVVTDRGLMRENITYNQKAAPIASIGSECSLAFKVPGTDAETLSAYVHEPSGRPGEAVVVATGSDTYAVSFLAKEMGVYNVTVNIQDQTIPGWPLQYTVGPLGQGGCEKVQVWGQGLQKALASVPADFNIWSREAGAGTLSVSVEGPGKIELHFDDQLDGSCIVSYTAQEPGDYEVSVMFDEEHVSQSPFYVSVSAATDKSLTQGQNGSAIDHNQMCNSSERPSLLDMEINTTSDSSAEPVFLSDASKVICHGPGLSKGFLGRKNTFYVDCSKAGRNLLFVGMHGPTVPCERVSIIHVGGHQYRINYAVKERGKYILAVKWGDEHIPGSPFHITVL is encoded by the exons ACAGTAAGGCCATAGTGGACGGGAACTTGAAGCTGATCCTGGGTCTAGTCTGGACCCTGATACAGCATTACTCCATCTCCACCCCAGTGTGGGAGGATGAGGCAAACGAATCAGTCTCCAAACTGACTCCAGAGATGAGGCTTCTGGGATGGATCCAAAACAAAGTCCCTGAGCTGCCCATAACTAACTTCAGCCAGGACTGGCAGGATGGCAAGGCCCTCGGTGCATTAGTGGATGGACTGGCACCAG GCTTGTGTCCTGACTGGGAGAGCTGGGACACGGTGCATCGGGTGAGTAACACTAAAGAAGCCATGCAGCAAGCTGATGATTGGCTTGGCGTTCCACAG CTCATAGCCCCAGAGGAGATTCTTGATCCAGCTGTGGATGAGCAGTCAGTGATGACATACCTCTCACTTTTCCCCAAAGCCAGACTGAAACCTGGAGCTCCACTCAAGCCAAAGAAAG tgcctAAACCCAAAGCCTGTCGTGCCACAGGACGGGGACTGCAGTCCAAAGGCATAAGAGTAGGTCAGCTGGCCCAGTTTAAGGTGGACACCCACAAAGCTGGGCCTGGAAATCTGGAGGTCAATATTAGAGACCCCA ATGGTAAGGAAGTGGCTGTTACTCAGAAGGACACACATGAAGGTGTATATACCTTTGAATATACACCCACTGCTACAGGAGATCACACAGTGGAGATCACTTGGGTTGGTCAGCACATTGCCAAGAG CCCATTTAAAGTCAATGTTGGTTCAAAAGCTGGGCCACAGAAGATCCGGGCATGGGGACCAGGACTGGAGGGAGGGACTGTGGGTTTGTCAGCTGATTTCTTAGTGGAATCCGTTGGTGCAGATTCGGGCATGCTGG GTTTTGCCATTGAAGGTCCATCTAAGGCAAAGATTGAGTGTGATGACCGTAATGATGGCTCCTGCCTTGTGCGGTTCTGGTCAACTGAGGCCGGTGAGTATGCTGTACACGTAATGTGTGATGATGAAGAAATCCAGGACAGTCCCTTCATGACCTCCATCAGACCTAAGAGAAAAGACTTCCACCCTGAAAAG GTGACAGTAGAAGGACCAGGTGTTTCCCAAACCGGCTGCATAGTGAACCTTCAAACCAAATTCACAGTAGATACCAGGCGAGCTGGTGAAGGAGAACTTAAAGTTTATGCTCAG AGAGCAGATGGAGAGTGTGTAGATGTCATTGTTGCTTCTGAACAATCTGGTGTCTTTGTCTGCTCCTACATCCCGTCATCTCTCTCCAAACACACCATTGCTGTGGCTTGGGGAGGAGTCATGGTTCCCGGGAGTCCTTTCATT GTGACACCTCGCACGATTAAGATTACACCATGTAGCCCAGTCTGGTTTAAACCAGATGGATCGGAAGTGTATTACTCTG ATGACGAGATGGACCTTGATGAAGACTTCCCAGAGAACGTACGGCCTGGAGGCCATGGAGAGCTTGTTATGAACATAATCAGCCCATCTAACATCCAAGCCGATGCCTCAAAG GTAAGAGCTCATGGTCCAGGCCTAAAAGAAGGTTTTGTTGGAGAACAGGCTGAGTTCATCATTGACACAAGCAGAGCAGGCAGTGGAAGACTTGCCATAAGAGTGGATGGACCCTGTGAAGTTACTCTCCAATGTCTGGACAATCAAGATGGCACTTGTACAGTGTTTTACCTTCCCAAAGAGCATGGGATGTATAATATAAATGTCCTTTTTGACAACTCTTACATAACTGGCTCTCCATTCCAGCCTGTTATAAAGAAGCCGATTGACCCCTCTAAGGTTTTGGCTACAGACCTTGATCTGCTACAGGGGAGAGTCGGTGAACCTTGCATTGTAAATATAAACTGCCCAATGGCAGGATCTGGAGCTCCATCTGTTCAGGCTGTCTCCGACTCAGGAGTCATTGTCCAAACCGAAGTGAAGGAGAATGAAGACGGCACCTACACAGCGGTTTATGTGCCTCTAACTGGAGGCGTATATACGCTGCTTCTGAAATATGGAGAAAAGGAGGTGCCTTTTCGTAAAGTTATGGTTAATCCAAAGGCCTACAAAAGCCATGTAAAAGTGAGCAGACGAG GCGTTGTGGCTAGTGATAGGGAAACTGATACATGTCAAGTTGTTGCAAATGGTTTGGGTCTCCAAAAGGGCCTGACTGGACATCCTAATGTATTTCGTGTAAATGCCAG CAGATCTTCAGTTGGTGATTTGGACATAACAGTGGAGGGTCCGTCTGAGTGTCAGGTGACATGTGAAGACAGCGATGAAGGCATGTATAATGTGGAATATATTCCTTCAGTGCCTGGTGACTATAAGGTCACCATTACCTGTGGAGAGAACCACATTCCAG GAAGTCCATTTATTGCATCAGTGAAAGATGTTTCAAGTATGCAGTCAGGGATCTGTGTATCTACAAATACTGATACTCATG GTACTGAAGTGCCAGAAATCAAATACAGTGGACAAGGGATTTACAGGTCAAGTCCACCTCCATCAGTGGAAGACACAGATTCCTTCATAGATCCTCAGAGACCTTGTGGAAGCAGCAG TCCCATCCAGTTCCAAACACTGCCTAGCCGTGACCGTAATACAGAGAATCCCTCAGCTTGTGGTGGGGATATGGCAGAGGTGATTGTTCCTGGTTTTAAAGGTGGAATCTGTGGTAAAACCCCTCAAAGTTTTACGATTGACTGCAGTAGCAGTGGAGAAACACCAGAGACTGTTGCTGTGGTGAGACCCGATG GTTCCTTCGAGCTTCTGGAGGTGACAGACAGTGGAGATGGCACTTATACTGTTGTCTATTTGCCCACCATGGATGGCTGTCATTTGTTAATGGTGAAATTCACAAATGATGAGAGCTTTAATCG acaTTTCAAGTTTGAAGTGTTGCCAATAGATGACACTGCTCAAGTTGATGTATCAGGTCCAGGTCTGACATCAGGGGTGTGTGCCTGGCGTCCTCAAACATTTACTTTTGACTGCACCTGCACAAGAAAAGTCCCACAGTTTGTTGCCATAATGACACCAGATG GCTTGACTGAGACGATAGAGGTTGAAGACAATGGCGATTGGACATACACTGTAAACTACACTCCTTCAATGGAAGGCCTTCATTCTCTGATGGTCAAATATGCTGAGGACCATTCCTTTTGCAG TCCTTTCCACTTTCATGTGTTGCCTGTGCCTAATTCTGATGATAAGCACTGTGGAGGTAAATGCTTTAGGAATGGTACTGCAGTTTTGGAATTGGGCTTAGAGGCACAAGTGTGTTTAAACACTCCTCAGACCTTCACAATCAATGGCAGTAGCACTGGCGAGCCGCCTGAGACTGTAGCTGTTGTTACACCTGATG GAACAATCAAGCTATTAAATGCAAAAGACAATGGAGATGACACATACTTGGTGTCATACTCCCCTTCTGCTGAAGGATCTCACTCAATTATGGTCAAATATACCAATGATGACTCCTTTAGAAG TCTTCTCAGGTTTCATGCAATACCTTCTCACTCTGGTAGCAGTGTTAAAGATGTCTTAAACAAAGAGGAGCGTTGGAGTCAGGAGGAAAGTGTCCACGCTAAAGCTCCTCATATACTTGCTAATGGCTGCAGTGTGGCACCAGAGACTGTCGCCACAATGACCGCTAATGCTCCCAACC GTTCAATCGAACTTGCAGATGTGATGGAAAACAAGGACAGAACTTGTGCACCGGATATGGAGGGCTGCAATTCTGTAATGGATAAATACATCAATGAAGAGACTTTAAGAAG CATCTCTGAGATCCCGGAAGACTTTACAGTTGGACATACAGAACCAAAGATTTGTGCTCCAATCCCTCAGTCGTTCAAAATCGGCTGCAGTAAATCTGGGAAGCCCCCTGAGTGTGCGCTGATGATCTCCCCCAACG GAAAGACTGAACTGACAGAGGTTAAAGAAAACGCAGATGGGACTTACTCTGTTAAATATTCTCCAAACATAGAAGGTCTTCATTCCTTGATGGTCAAATATGTTGATGATGAGTCATATTGCAA TGCTCTGAGATTCCATGTCCTGCCTGTAAAGGATCAACATGTATCCAATGCAACTGAGGTTTGTGGCGGACAATTAAAGGGAGATATCTGTGCTCAAACTCCTCGGACTTTCACAACTTGCTGCAAGACTAGCGAGGCCCCGGAGATTGACCCTATGAAAGCCGATG GCAGTACAAAACTTGTTAAAGGGTTAAATAATGAGAACAAGATCAATGCTGTAAAACACACATCCTCTGCTGAAGGCTTGCACTCCTCCGCTATCAGAGATCCCAGTGAGGAGGATTTTCAAAA TCACCAGCCGCCGTCATCATGCAAACCTCAAGGTTTTCAAAACAAG GTTGAGGGCAGAAATCTAATTCCTCTTGGAGCCATTAATCAAGCAGGGTTTCTATCATGTGATATAGTCTTGCCATCAGACTTAAGTGAAGGTGAAATTACAG GTGAGGTGATCACGCCGTCTGGAAAGACAGCACAGCCCAGCGTGATTGATAACAAAGACGGCACCATCATGCTAAAGTTTGATCCTTCAGAAGAGGGTCTTCACCAGCTACTTATTAAATCATCCAGAAATGATCTACCAG AACTTCCACTGCAGTATTATGCTAATAGTCTTCCTAATCGCAGCACTATGGCCTATGGACGTGGCCTTGTGTATGGAATTGCAGATGAGACTGCAACATTCACCATCTGTCAGGAAGATTCAGCCACGA GTGAGCTGGACATCACAATTGAGGGTCCATCTGAGGCAGATGTGTGCTGCTTGGACAATGAAGATGGCTCTTGTACTGTGAGCTACTTCCCAACTGAGCCTGGAGATTATGAGATCCAGATTCAAAATGATGACGTGCCTATCCGAGGTAGTCCCTTCAAGTCCAGAATTGCTG ATGGAAATGTGAGAAGGTCACAGGTAAAACTGGGCAGTGCGGCTGACTTTACCCTGGACATCACTGAAGACGATATAAGCCAGCTCTCAGCCAGCATCATGTCACCCGCAGGCAATAATGTTCCCTGTTTGCTGAGAACACAACCTGACAGCCATCTGG GTGTATCATTCATCCCCAGAGAAACTGGTGAGCATCTGGTCAGCATCATGAAGGACGGTGAGCATGTGAGCAACAGTCCCATCTCTCTTTCCATCAGTCAGGCGGAGATGGGAGATAGCAGCAAGGTGAAAGCCTTCGGCCCCGGCTTACATACAGGGCACACCTTCTGCACATCTGAATTTGTGGTTGACACTTGGGATGCAG GATATGGTGGGCTAACAGTTGTAATTGAGGGTCCCAGTAAGGTAGATGTTCACACTGAGGAGCTGGAGCACGGAACCTGCAATATATCGTACTGCCCAATCAAGGCTGGGAATTACAAAATCTCCATTAAATTCTCTGATGAACACATTCCAG GGAGTCCTTTTACGGCTGTGGTGACAGACCGTGGGCTTATGAGAGAGAACATCACCTACAACCAGAAAGCCGCTCCTATTGCTAGCATTGGGAGTGAATGCAGCTTAGCCTTCAAAGTCCCAG GTACTGATGCTGAGACGCTGTCTGCTTATGTGCATGAGCCCTCGGGACGTCCAGGAGAGGCAGTTGTTGTTGCCACAGGCAGTGACACCTATGCAGTGAGCTTTCTAGCTAAAGAGATGGGAGTTTATAATGTGACTGTAAATATCCAAGATCAGACAATCCCTGGCTGGCCACTGCAGTACACCGTCGGCCCACTTGGACAGGGAGGATGTGAAAAGGTCCAGGTGTGGGGGCAAGGCCTTCAAAAAGCTTTAGCAAGTGTTCCAG ctgACTTTAATATTTGGTCCCGTGAGGCCGGAGCAGGAACTCTGTCTGTCTCAGTAGAGGGTCCTGGAAAGATTGAGCTCCACTTCGACGATCAGCTGGATGGTTCTTGCATTGTGTCCTACACGGCTCAAGAGCCTG GTGACTATGAGGTTTCAGTCATGTTTGATGAGGAGCATGTTTCTCAAAGCCCTTTCTATGTGTCTGTCAGTGCTGCCACAGATAAGAGTCTCACGCAAGGACAAAATGGCTCTG CTATCGATCATAATCAGATGTGTAACAGTTCTGAGCGACCCTCTCTGTTAGACATGGAGATAAACACAACATCTGACAGCAGTGCTGAGCCAGTTTTCCTGTCTGATGCTAGTAAAGTCATCTGCCATGGCCCAGGCCTGAGTAAGGGCTTTCTAGGACgcaaaaacactttttatgtGGACTGCAGTAAAGCTG GACGAAACCTTCTCTTTGTGGGTATGCATGGCCCCACCGTCCCCTGCGAGCGGGTGTCAATCATTCACGTGGGCGGACATCAGTACAGGATCAACTATGCTGtgaaagaaagaggaaaataCATATTAGCAGTGAAGTGGGGAGATGAACACATCCCTGGATCTCCATTCCATATTACTGTTCTGTGA